From Streptomyces sp. Edi4, one genomic window encodes:
- a CDS encoding VOC family protein, with product MPTMIFVNLPVKDLERSKEFFGKLGYSFNPQFTDENAGCLVISDTIYAMLLTEPFFKNFTQREIADTATTVESIVCLSADSRQEVDRLVDTALAGGGSPANDTMEQGPMYGRSFLDPDGHHWEVMYMDPAAVNA from the coding sequence ATGCCCACCATGATCTTCGTCAATCTGCCGGTGAAGGACCTGGAGCGCTCGAAGGAGTTCTTCGGCAAGCTGGGCTACTCCTTCAACCCCCAGTTCACCGACGAGAACGCGGGCTGCCTGGTCATCAGCGACACCATCTACGCCATGCTCCTGACCGAGCCGTTCTTCAAGAACTTCACCCAGCGGGAGATCGCCGACACCGCGACGACGGTCGAGTCGATCGTCTGCCTGAGCGCGGACAGCCGCCAGGAGGTGGACCGCCTCGTCGACACCGCCCTGGCCGGCGGCGGCTCGCCCGCCAACGACACCATGGAGCAGGGCCCGATGTACGGCCGCTCCTTCCTTGACCCCGACGGCCACCACTGGGAGGTCATGTACATGGACCCGGCCGCGGTCAACGCCTGA
- a CDS encoding oxidoreductase, whose protein sequence is MTGGWNVQDIPDQSGRTAVVTGANSGIGLVTARELARRGARVVLACRSQERGRAAEEHIRREVPGARAEFRRLDLADLASVREFAAALPGSRLDLLINNAGVMALPHGRTADGFETQFGVNHLGHFALTGLLLPRLRAAEAARVVSVSSGLHVLSNIDIRDLNSERRYRRWIAYGRSKSANLLFVHELARRLGAANSPVVAAAAHPGYADTDLQTRAVRMEGRGAAERIVKLGNRLVAQPAETGALPTLYAATAPGVRPDSFTGPSLMGLRGAPGASWRAAWTRDDVAGELLWAASQRLTGVTYEAL, encoded by the coding sequence ATGACTGGTGGCTGGAACGTTCAGGACATCCCCGATCAGAGCGGCCGCACGGCCGTGGTCACCGGGGCGAACAGCGGCATAGGCCTCGTCACGGCGCGCGAGCTCGCCCGTCGCGGCGCGCGGGTGGTGCTCGCCTGCCGCAGCCAGGAGCGGGGGCGGGCGGCCGAGGAGCACATCCGCCGCGAAGTCCCCGGCGCGCGGGCGGAGTTTCGCCGGCTCGACCTCGCCGACCTCGCCTCGGTGCGGGAGTTCGCGGCCGCGCTGCCCGGCTCCCGGCTCGATCTGCTCATCAACAACGCGGGCGTGATGGCGCTCCCCCACGGCCGCACCGCCGACGGCTTCGAGACGCAGTTCGGGGTCAACCACCTCGGTCACTTCGCGCTCACCGGGCTGCTCCTGCCCCGGCTGCGGGCGGCCGAAGCGGCCCGCGTGGTGAGCGTGTCGAGCGGCCTGCACGTGCTGTCCAACATCGACATCCGCGACCTCAACAGTGAGCGGCGCTACCGGCGTTGGATCGCCTACGGGCGCTCCAAGTCCGCCAACCTGCTCTTCGTCCACGAACTCGCGCGGCGGCTCGGCGCGGCGAACTCCCCCGTGGTCGCGGCGGCCGCGCACCCCGGTTACGCCGACACCGACCTCCAGACGCGGGCCGTGCGCATGGAGGGCCGCGGGGCCGCCGAGCGGATCGTCAAGCTCGGCAACCGCCTGGTGGCCCAGCCCGCCGAGACCGGCGCGCTGCCCACCCTGTACGCGGCGACCGCGCCCGGGGTGCGGCCCGACTCGTTCACCGGGCCGTCCCTGATGGGGTTGCGCGGCGCGCCCGGCGCGTCCTGGCGGGCGGCCTGGACCCGCGACGACGTCGCCGGTGAGCTGCTGTGGGCGGCGTCCCAGCGGCTCACCGGCGTCACCTACGAGGCTCTGTGA
- the nirD gene encoding nitrite reductase small subunit NirD yields the protein MTMVHLKLEEGWFAVCEAARLTPGRGVAALLPDGRQAAVFTDRHGRTYAIDNRDPFTGAYVLSRGLLGSTPQGRPYVASPLLKHRFDLETGACLDDEAHAVRTYATERSGAAASA from the coding sequence ATGACCATGGTCCATCTCAAGCTGGAAGAAGGCTGGTTCGCGGTGTGCGAGGCCGCCCGGCTCACCCCCGGGCGCGGGGTGGCCGCGCTGCTGCCCGACGGCCGCCAGGCCGCCGTCTTCACCGACCGGCACGGCCGCACCTACGCCATCGACAACCGCGATCCGTTCACCGGCGCCTATGTCCTGTCGCGCGGGCTGCTCGGCTCCACACCGCAGGGCCGCCCCTATGTCGCGTCCCCGCTCCTCAAACACCGCTTCGACCTGGAGACCGGCGCCTGCCTCGACGACGAGGCGCACGCCGTGCGGACATATGCGACCGAGCGTTCCGGCGCGGCCGCCTCCGCCTGA
- the nirB gene encoding nitrite reductase large subunit NirB yields MVGQRFLEALAERGATARTRVVVLCEEPRPAYDRVHLTSYFEGRTPDELSLVPEGFLSEHGIELYVDDPAASIDRAARTVTARSGRTFVYDTLVLATGSYPFVPPVPGKDIPGCFVYRTIEDLLAIEAYAKTATTGAVVGGGLLGLEAAGALRGLGLDTHIVEFAPRLMPVQVDEGGGAALLRTIENMGLTVHTGVGTQEITADDEGRVSGMTLSDSSHLSTDLVVFSAGVRPRDQLARACGLTVGERGGVVVDEQCRTSDPAVFAIGECALAADGRVYGLVAPGYDMAQTAADTIAATARRAFTGADLSTKLKLLGVDVASFGDAHGAAPGCLDVVYSDSRSGVYKKLVMSADGALLGGVLVGDADAYGMLRPLTGHVPPVAPEQLVLPAGLGAPAALGPESLPDDAVICSCHNVTKGAITACSSLPEVKKCTKAGTGCGSCVKTIGQLLPKSGDDGLCACFAQSRQELYEIALALRLTTFTELLDGHGRAGARGGEGCEICKPTIASILAALGNGHILDGEQAALQDTNDHFLANLQRNGSYSVVPRIPGGEITPDKLIVIGEVARDFGLYTKITGGQRIDLFGARVDQLPVIWARLVDAGFESGHAYGKSLRTVKSCVGQTWCRYGVQDSVRMAIDLELRYRGLRSPHKLKSAVSGCARECAEAQSKDFGVIATANGWNLYVGGNGGASPRHADLLAQDLTDDELVRLIDRFLMFYIRTADRLERTSVWLERIEGGLAHVRDVVVNDSLGICAELESLMAAHVAGYRDEWAGTLDDPERLARFVSFVNAPGAPDPSVRFVAERDQIKPELPLLTLGATR; encoded by the coding sequence ATGGTCGGCCAGCGCTTCCTCGAGGCACTGGCCGAGCGCGGCGCGACCGCGCGGACCCGGGTGGTCGTGCTGTGCGAGGAGCCCCGCCCGGCCTACGACCGCGTCCACCTCACCTCCTACTTCGAGGGCCGCACGCCCGACGAACTCAGCCTGGTGCCCGAAGGATTCCTCAGCGAACACGGCATCGAGCTGTACGTGGACGACCCGGCCGCCTCCATCGACCGGGCGGCGCGCACCGTCACCGCCCGCTCGGGCCGCACCTTCGTCTACGACACGCTCGTCCTGGCGACCGGCTCCTACCCGTTCGTGCCGCCCGTGCCCGGCAAGGACATCCCCGGCTGCTTCGTCTACCGCACGATCGAGGACCTGCTCGCCATCGAGGCGTACGCGAAGACCGCGACGACCGGCGCGGTGGTGGGCGGCGGGCTGCTCGGTCTCGAGGCGGCCGGCGCGCTGCGCGGACTGGGCCTGGACACCCACATCGTGGAGTTCGCGCCCCGGCTGATGCCGGTCCAGGTCGACGAGGGCGGCGGCGCCGCGCTGCTGCGCACCATCGAGAACATGGGCCTCACCGTGCACACCGGTGTGGGGACCCAGGAGATCACCGCCGACGATGAGGGACGCGTCAGCGGGATGACACTTTCTGACAGCTCTCATCTGTCAACCGATCTCGTGGTCTTCTCCGCCGGCGTCCGCCCCCGCGACCAGCTGGCCCGCGCCTGCGGCCTCACGGTCGGCGAGCGCGGCGGCGTCGTCGTCGACGAGCAGTGCCGCACCAGCGACCCGGCCGTCTTCGCGATCGGCGAGTGCGCGCTGGCCGCCGACGGCCGGGTGTACGGCCTGGTCGCGCCCGGCTACGACATGGCGCAGACCGCCGCCGACACCATCGCCGCCACCGCCCGCCGCGCCTTCACCGGCGCCGACCTGTCGACCAAACTGAAGCTGCTCGGCGTCGACGTGGCGTCGTTCGGCGACGCGCACGGCGCCGCGCCGGGCTGCCTCGACGTCGTCTACTCCGATTCCCGCTCCGGCGTCTACAAGAAGCTCGTCATGTCGGCCGATGGCGCCCTGCTCGGCGGCGTCCTGGTCGGCGACGCCGACGCGTACGGCATGCTGCGCCCGCTGACCGGGCACGTGCCGCCCGTCGCCCCCGAGCAGCTGGTCCTGCCCGCCGGGCTCGGCGCGCCGGCCGCGCTCGGACCCGAGTCGCTGCCCGACGACGCGGTCATCTGCTCCTGCCACAACGTCACCAAGGGAGCGATCACCGCCTGCTCCTCGCTGCCCGAGGTCAAGAAGTGCACCAAGGCCGGTACGGGCTGCGGCAGTTGCGTCAAGACCATCGGGCAGCTGCTGCCGAAGTCCGGCGATGACGGGCTCTGCGCCTGCTTCGCCCAGAGCCGCCAGGAGCTGTACGAGATCGCGCTCGCGCTGCGTCTGACGACCTTCACCGAACTGCTCGACGGGCACGGGCGCGCCGGGGCGCGCGGCGGCGAGGGATGCGAGATCTGCAAGCCGACCATCGCCTCGATCCTGGCCGCCCTCGGTAACGGGCACATCCTGGACGGCGAACAGGCCGCGCTCCAGGACACCAACGACCACTTCCTGGCCAACTTGCAGCGCAACGGCTCCTATTCGGTCGTGCCGCGCATCCCCGGCGGCGAGATCACCCCGGACAAGCTCATCGTGATCGGCGAGGTGGCCCGGGACTTCGGCCTGTACACCAAGATCACGGGCGGACAGCGCATCGACCTGTTCGGCGCGCGCGTCGACCAACTGCCCGTCATCTGGGCCAGGTTGGTGGACGCCGGTTTCGAGTCCGGGCACGCGTACGGGAAGTCACTGCGTACGGTCAAGTCGTGTGTCGGCCAGACCTGGTGCCGCTACGGCGTGCAGGACTCGGTGCGGATGGCGATCGACCTGGAGCTGCGCTACCGGGGGCTGCGCTCGCCGCACAAGCTGAAGTCCGCGGTCTCGGGCTGCGCCCGCGAGTGCGCCGAGGCCCAGTCCAAGGACTTCGGTGTGATCGCCACGGCCAACGGCTGGAACCTGTACGTCGGCGGCAACGGCGGCGCGAGCCCACGCCACGCCGACCTGTTGGCCCAGGACCTGACAGATGACGAACTTGTCCGTCTGATCGACAGATTCCTGATGTTCTACATCCGCACCGCCGACCGCCTGGAGCGCACCTCGGTGTGGCTGGAGCGCATCGAGGGCGGCCTCGCCCACGTCAGGGACGTGGTGGTGAACGACTCGCTCGGCATCTGCGCCGAGCTGGAGTCCCTGATGGCCGCGCATGTGGCCGGCTACCGCGACGAGTGGGCGGGGACCCTGGACGACCCCGAACGGCTCGCCCGCTTCGTCTCGTTCGTGAACGCGCCCGGCGCGCCCGACCCCTCGGTCCGCTTCGTCGCCGAACGCGACCAGATCAAACCCGAACTGCCCCTCCTCACCCTGGGAGCCACCCGATGA
- a CDS encoding FAD-dependent oxidoreductase, giving the protein MSTDIVVIGGGTAGARLARHVPVTVIGEETHAPYNRVLLAEVLAGRYGPEVTALPPVPVRRGVRAVRIDRAARVVHCDDGRAVPYGRLVLATGSNPVLPPLRGLREGRLPDGVHPFRTLDDALALRERARAGARAVVIGGGLLGVMAARALAERGTQVVLAQQGERLMERQLDAQASSLVRAHLEVLGVEVHTECRVRGLTGPAGTDVELADGFVLGAELVVLATGVRPRTGLARDAGLDVRQGVVVDDELRTSDPFIHAVGDCAEHRGTVYGRAGAALEQADALGALLATGRGSYPGTRGLTRLTLGGPRPLDLAAFGEPTPRPGDDVAHLADATRGAYRKVVVRGDRLVGGVLLGDLGAVGTLARAWAGDEPLPDASLLHLLTHDGGS; this is encoded by the coding sequence ATGAGTACGGACATCGTGGTGATCGGCGGCGGCACAGCGGGTGCCCGCCTGGCCCGGCATGTCCCGGTGACCGTCATCGGGGAGGAGACCCACGCGCCGTACAACCGGGTGCTCCTCGCCGAGGTGCTGGCCGGACGGTACGGGCCCGAGGTGACGGCCCTGCCCCCGGTGCCGGTGCGGCGGGGCGTGCGGGCGGTGCGGATCGACCGCGCGGCCCGGGTGGTGCACTGCGACGACGGCCGCGCCGTCCCCTACGGCCGGCTCGTGCTCGCGACCGGCTCCAACCCGGTCCTGCCCCCGCTCAGGGGCCTTCGCGAGGGCCGCCTCCCCGATGGCGTACACCCCTTCCGCACCCTCGACGACGCGCTCGCGCTGCGCGAACGGGCCCGCGCCGGCGCCCGCGCGGTCGTCATCGGCGGCGGCCTGCTGGGGGTGATGGCGGCGCGGGCGCTCGCCGAACGCGGGACGCAGGTCGTCCTGGCCCAGCAGGGTGAGCGCCTGATGGAGCGTCAACTCGACGCCCAGGCATCGTCGTTGGTGCGGGCACACCTCGAAGTCCTCGGCGTCGAGGTGCACACCGAGTGCCGGGTGCGCGGGCTCACCGGGCCGGCCGGCACCGACGTCGAGCTCGCCGACGGCTTCGTGCTCGGCGCCGAACTCGTCGTCCTCGCCACCGGCGTGCGCCCGAGGACCGGGCTCGCGCGGGACGCCGGGCTCGACGTCCGCCAGGGCGTCGTCGTCGACGACGAACTGCGTACGTCCGACCCCTTCATCCACGCCGTCGGCGACTGCGCCGAGCACCGGGGCACGGTGTACGGGCGGGCGGGCGCGGCGCTCGAACAGGCCGACGCGCTGGGCGCGTTGCTCGCCACCGGACGCGGCTCCTACCCCGGCACCCGGGGCCTGACCCGGCTCACCCTCGGCGGTCCGCGCCCCCTCGACCTGGCCGCGTTCGGGGAACCCACGCCCCGCCCCGGCGACGACGTGGCCCATCTCGCGGACGCCACCCGGGGCGCCTACCGCAAGGTCGTCGTGCGCGGCGACCGCCTGGTGGGGGGCGTACTCCTCGGCGACCTCGGCGCGGTCGGGACGCTCGCGCGCGCCTGGGCGGGCGACGAGCCGCTGCCCGACGCGTCCCTGCTCCATCTGCTCACCCACGACGGAGGTTCCTGA